A genomic region of Papaver somniferum cultivar HN1 chromosome 7, ASM357369v1, whole genome shotgun sequence contains the following coding sequences:
- the LOC113296521 gene encoding uncharacterized protein LOC113296521 encodes MEHIIFLCKHARAVWKAVNVNIDVISEEFTSVTDWDRYDVVFQGVTLNSITSAHRILYHLASHMHIYPTTSLDPHILHSNSSFSKWKTPPVGTVKFNIDGSFDYETNRYGIGVVIRDHSGTCLGTKGSHGDGALNPEAVECMAIREYLFWELRKNFSKIQIEADAKLVIESINGSSSLIYWEKKNLIKEIQYLSSKFSFCVFISVPRSDNQVADKIAKTARTSSVNSENYGTPLGLEDIQDTMGMGSNRRSRPSFRVVVNKAWMLREAKGAENLGSEAESKSFAEWL; translated from the exons ATGGAACATATTATATTTCTCTGCAAACATGCAAGGGCAGTGTGGAAGGCTGTGAATGTGAACATTGATGTTATTTCAGAAGAGTTCACTTCAGTCACAGATTGG GATCGGTATGATGTTGTTTTCCAGGGAGTTACACTCAACTCTATCACCTCTGCACATAGAATACTTTATCATTTAGCTTCTCATATGCATATTTATCCTACAACTAGTTTAGATCCTCATATCCTGCACTCAAATAGTTCTTTCTCAAAATGGAAAACCCCACCTGTTGGAACTGTTAAATTTAATATAGATGGTTCCTTCGATTATGAAACTAATCGTTATGGTATTGGTGTTGTGATCCGTGATCACTCAGGTACTTGTCTTGGAACCAAAGGGAGTCACGGAGATGGAGCACTGAATCCAGAAGCTGTGGAATGTATGGCTATACGAGAATATTTATTTTGGGAATTGCGAAAGAACTTTTCAAAAATCCAAATTGAAGCAGACGCCAAGCTAGTCATAGAGTCTATTAATGGAAGCAGTTCACTCATATATTGGGAGAAAAAGAACCTAATAAAGGAGATACAATACCTAAGCTccaagttttctttttgtgtttttatttctgTTCCTCGTTCTGACAATCAAGTGGCTGATAAAATTGCCAAGACTGCAAGAACTTCTTCAGTTAATTCTGAGAATTAT GGAACACCATTGGGGCTAGAAGACATCCAGGACACAATGGGAATGGGAAGCAACAGGAGGAGCAGACCTAGCTTTAGagtg gtagtaaataaagcttggatgcttAGAGAAGCAAAAGGAGCAGAGAATTTGGGCTCAGAGGCAGAAAGCAAGAGCTTCGCGGAATGGCTGTAA